From the unidentified bacterial endosymbiont genome, one window contains:
- a CDS encoding Cof-type HAD-IIB family hydrolase: MTIKVIVTDMDGTFLDDAKQYDRDRFEAQFEQLNARNIEFVVASGNQYYQLISFFPTLKEQISFVAENGALVFDHGEQIFHGELTRHESQTVMGELLKDQALNFVACGLESAYISDKAPDDFVALMSKHYHRLKRISDYREIDDVLFKFSLNLPDSNIPNLIDKLHVSLDGIMKPVTSGFGFVDLIIPGLHKANGISRLLKLWQVSPQACVAIGDSGNDAEMLKLVKYSFAMGNAAESIKEIGRYSTDDNNRQGALNVIQAVLDARPPFDV; this comes from the coding sequence ATGACCATTAAAGTTATCGTCACAGACATGGACGGAACTTTCCTTGATGATGCCAAGCAGTACGACAGGGACCGCTTCGAGGCACAGTTTGAGCAGCTTAACGCACGCAATATTGAATTCGTGGTTGCCAGCGGCAATCAGTATTACCAGCTCATCTCCTTCTTCCCGACGCTGAAAGAGCAGATCTCCTTCGTGGCGGAAAACGGCGCGCTGGTGTTCGATCACGGCGAACAGATTTTCCACGGTGAGCTGACCCGCCACGAATCTCAAACGGTTATGGGCGAATTGCTGAAAGACCAGGCGCTTAACTTTGTGGCCTGCGGGCTGGAGAGCGCCTACATCAGCGACAAGGCACCGGATGATTTCGTGGCGCTGATGTCGAAGCACTATCACCGCTTAAAACGTATTAGTGATTATCGCGAGATTGACGATGTGCTGTTCAAGTTCTCCCTCAACCTGCCCGACAGCAATATCCCGAATTTGATCGACAAGCTGCACGTCTCGCTGGATGGAATCATGAAGCCGGTTACCAGCGGTTTTGGGTTTGTTGATTTGATCATCCCCGGCCTGCACAAAGCCAACGGTATCAGCCGTTTGCTGAAACTCTGGCAGGTCTCGCCACAGGCGTGTGTCGCAATCGGCGACAGTGGCAACGATGCAGAGATGCTCAAGCTGGTGAAATACTCCTTTGCGATGGGCAACGCGGCAGAGAGTATCAAAGAGATCGGCCGCTATAGCACCGACGACAACAACCGGCAGGGCGCGCTGAATGTTATTCAGGCCGTGCTCGACGCCCGGCCGCCCTTCGACGTCTGA
- the gsiA gene encoding glutathione ABC transporter ATP-binding protein GsiA: MPHSEELDNREVLAVHQLNIAFQEERQFIPAVQNLSFSLHRGETLAIVGESGSGKSVTALALMRLLEQTGGQVTCEKMLLRRRNHQVIDLPEMSASQMQSVRGADIAMIFQEPMTSLNPVFPVGEQIAESIRLHQGLNGDEALDEAKRMLERVRIPEAQTILARYPHQLSGGMRQRVMIAMALSCRPAVLIADEPTTALDVTIQAQILQLIKVLQQEMDMGVIFITHDMGVVADIADRVLVMHQGNAVETGSVDQIFHAPVHPYTRALLAAVPRLGAMNGSDLPRRFPLSASEEAGPQEAEQDTVVEGRPILEVRNLVTRFPLRSGVLNRVKREVYAVENVSFDLWPGETLALVGESGCGKSTTGRALLRLVESQEGSITFDGERIDTLSDSKLQAVRRDIQIIFQDPYASLDPRHTVGYSIMEPLRVHNLLDGDAAQRRVAWLLERVGLKPEHAWRYPHEFSGGQRQRICIARALALNPKVVIADESVSALDVSIRAQIINLLLDLQRDMGLAFLFISHDMAVVERISHRVAVMYMGQIVEIGPRRAVFENPQHPYTRKLMSAVPVADPAHRPGQRVLLQDEMPGNIRKRGELMERVTLREAGPGHFVAPPRQDNAFSRL; encoded by the coding sequence GTGCCGCACAGTGAAGAGCTGGACAATCGTGAAGTGCTGGCGGTCCATCAACTGAATATTGCGTTTCAGGAAGAGCGGCAGTTCATCCCCGCAGTACAGAATTTATCGTTTTCGCTTCATCGTGGCGAAACGCTGGCGATTGTGGGTGAATCCGGTTCCGGTAAGTCGGTGACCGCTCTGGCGTTGATGCGTCTGCTTGAACAGACGGGCGGGCAGGTCACCTGCGAAAAAATGCTGCTACGCCGCCGTAACCATCAGGTGATTGATCTCCCTGAAATGAGCGCCTCACAGATGCAGAGTGTACGCGGGGCGGATATCGCCATGATATTCCAGGAGCCGATGACCTCCCTGAACCCGGTCTTCCCGGTAGGAGAGCAGATTGCCGAGTCTATCCGCCTGCATCAGGGGCTGAACGGCGATGAGGCGCTTGACGAGGCTAAACGGATGCTGGAGCGGGTGCGTATCCCGGAGGCGCAAACCATTCTGGCACGTTATCCTCATCAACTTTCTGGCGGCATGCGCCAGCGGGTGATGATTGCCATGGCGCTGTCGTGCCGTCCGGCGGTGCTGATCGCCGATGAACCCACCACGGCGCTGGATGTAACCATTCAGGCGCAGATCCTGCAGCTTATCAAAGTGTTGCAGCAGGAGATGGATATGGGGGTGATTTTTATCACCCACGATATGGGCGTAGTGGCCGATATTGCCGACCGGGTGCTGGTGATGCATCAGGGCAATGCGGTGGAAACGGGCAGCGTAGATCAGATTTTCCACGCGCCGGTTCACCCCTATACCCGTGCGCTGTTGGCGGCCGTTCCGCGTCTTGGGGCGATGAACGGCAGCGATTTGCCGCGTCGTTTTCCCCTCTCCGCTTCAGAAGAGGCGGGGCCTCAGGAAGCCGAGCAGGATACCGTGGTAGAGGGGAGGCCTATTCTCGAAGTGCGAAACCTGGTCACCCGTTTTCCTTTGCGCAGCGGGGTGTTGAACCGTGTGAAGCGCGAAGTGTACGCGGTGGAAAATGTCAGTTTCGATTTATGGCCCGGTGAGACGCTGGCGCTGGTGGGGGAGTCCGGGTGCGGTAAATCGACAACCGGACGGGCGCTGCTCAGGCTGGTGGAGTCCCAGGAGGGGAGCATCACGTTTGACGGGGAGCGGATCGATACTCTGTCTGACAGCAAGCTGCAGGCGGTGCGCCGGGACATTCAGATTATTTTTCAGGATCCCTACGCCTCTCTCGACCCGCGCCATACGGTGGGATATTCCATCATGGAGCCGTTGCGGGTGCATAACCTGCTCGACGGCGACGCGGCGCAGCGTCGTGTGGCCTGGCTGCTGGAGCGGGTAGGGCTGAAACCGGAACACGCCTGGCGCTATCCGCATGAGTTTTCTGGCGGCCAGCGCCAGCGTATCTGTATTGCACGGGCGCTGGCGCTGAACCCGAAAGTGGTCATTGCCGATGAGTCGGTCTCAGCGCTGGATGTCTCTATCCGTGCGCAAATCATCAATTTATTGCTCGATTTACAGCGAGATATGGGGCTTGCCTTCCTGTTTATCTCGCACGATATGGCGGTGGTTGAGCGCATCAGCCACCGGGTTGCGGTGATGTACATGGGGCAAATCGTTGAGATTGGCCCACGACGGGCGGTATTCGAAAACCCGCAGCACCCTTACACCCGCAAATTGATGTCCGCTGTGCCGGTTGCCGATCCTGCGCATCGTCCCGGCCAGCGCGTGCTGTTGCAGGATGAAATGCCGGGCAATATTCGTAAACGTGGCGAGCTAATGGAGCGGGTGACGCTACGTGAAGCGGGTCCCGGTCATTTTGTCGCTCCCCCGCGGCAGGACAATGCATTCTCGCGGTTATAA
- a CDS encoding glycyl-radical enzyme activating protein, translated as MIFNIQRYSTHDGPGIRTVVFLKGCSLGCRWCQNPESRARTRDVLFDARLCLEGCDLCQQAAPTCIERALNGLVIHRQKLSEETLNALTDCCPTQALSVCGEEQQAAEIMATVLRDKPFYDRSGGGITLSGGEPFMNPDLALALFKLSHEHAIHTAVETCLHVPWHYIEPSLPYVDLFLADLKHVDGAIFKQWTDGSAKRILDNLKRLAAAGKKITLRVPLIPGFNADEASITAITNFAADELNVHDIHFLPYHTLGMNKYALLGQPYSAPDKPLDNPALLDFAQQYACQKGLTATLRG; from the coding sequence ATGATCTTCAATATTCAGCGTTACTCTACCCATGATGGTCCCGGCATTCGTACCGTGGTGTTCCTGAAAGGCTGCTCGCTGGGCTGCCGATGGTGCCAGAATCCGGAAAGCCGCGCCCGCACGCGGGACGTGCTGTTTGATGCCCGTCTGTGCCTCGAAGGCTGCGACCTATGCCAACAGGCCGCGCCAACGTGCATTGAACGTGCGCTGAATGGGCTGGTGATTCACCGCCAAAAACTGAGCGAAGAAACGCTCAATGCCCTCACCGACTGCTGCCCGACGCAGGCGCTCAGCGTCTGCGGCGAAGAGCAACAGGCCGCGGAAATCATGGCGACTGTGCTGCGCGACAAGCCGTTTTACGATCGTAGCGGCGGCGGTATTACCCTCTCCGGCGGAGAGCCGTTTATGAACCCCGACCTGGCCCTGGCGCTGTTCAAACTAAGCCATGAGCACGCTATCCATACCGCCGTCGAGACCTGCCTGCACGTACCGTGGCACTATATCGAGCCCTCATTACCCTATGTCGATCTGTTCCTCGCCGACCTCAAGCATGTCGATGGCGCGATTTTCAAGCAGTGGACGGATGGCTCAGCAAAACGGATCCTCGATAACCTGAAACGCCTGGCGGCAGCCGGGAAAAAAATAACCCTGCGCGTACCGCTGATCCCAGGCTTTAACGCCGATGAAGCCTCCATTACCGCGATCACCAATTTCGCGGCCGACGAACTCAACGTTCACGACATTCATTTTCTGCCGTACCACACGCTGGGCATGAACAAATACGCCCTGCTCGGTCAACCTTACTCTGCTCCTGACAAACCGCTGGATAACCCTGCGCTACTGGATTTTGCTCAGCAATACGCCTGCCAGAAAGGATTAACCGCGACCTTACGAGGATAA
- the moeB gene encoding molybdopterin-synthase adenylyltransferase MoeB, whose protein sequence is MSVELSDQEMMRYNRQIVLRGFDFDGQEALKAARVLVVGLGGLGCAAAQYLAAAGVGGMTLLDFDTVSVSNLQRQTLHSDETIGQPKVASARAVLARINPNVQFTLIDAMLDDKALFAQIAQHDLVLDCTDNVAIRNQLNAGCFSHKTPLVSGAAIRMEGQISVFTWAEGEPCYRCLSRLFGENALTCVEAGVMAPLVGVIGSLQAMEAIKILTRYGTPVAGKIVLYDAMTCQFREMALMRNPGCDVCGR, encoded by the coding sequence ATGAGCGTGGAATTGAGCGACCAGGAGATGATGCGTTATAACCGCCAGATCGTTCTGCGGGGTTTTGATTTTGACGGCCAGGAGGCGCTTAAGGCGGCGCGGGTGCTGGTCGTCGGGTTAGGCGGTCTGGGCTGCGCTGCGGCGCAGTACCTGGCTGCAGCGGGCGTCGGCGGTATGACGCTGCTGGACTTCGATACCGTGTCGGTGTCAAACCTGCAGCGCCAGACGTTACACAGCGACGAGACGATTGGCCAGCCGAAAGTGGCATCTGCCCGCGCGGTACTCGCGCGGATTAACCCCAATGTTCAGTTCACCCTCATTGACGCCATGCTGGATGACAAAGCGCTGTTTGCGCAGATTGCGCAACACGATCTGGTGCTGGACTGCACCGATAACGTCGCCATCCGTAACCAGTTGAATGCAGGATGTTTTAGCCATAAAACGCCGCTGGTTTCCGGCGCCGCCATCCGCATGGAGGGGCAAATCAGCGTATTTACCTGGGCCGAGGGCGAACCCTGCTATCGCTGCCTGAGCCGCCTGTTTGGCGAGAACGCGCTCACCTGCGTGGAAGCCGGGGTTATGGCCCCGCTGGTCGGCGTGATTGGCTCCCTGCAGGCGATGGAAGCCATCAAGATCTTAACCCGCTACGGCACGCCTGTAGCGGGAAAAATCGTGCTCTATGACGCGATGACCTGCCAGTTCCGCGAGATGGCGTTGATGCGCAATCCGGGGTGCGACGTTTGTGGCCGGTAA
- the moeA gene encoding molybdopterin molybdotransferase MoeA, with amino-acid sequence MDFTAGLMPLETALTQMLDRISPLQDVETLPLGRGFGRIAARDIVSPLNVPGFDNSAMDGYAVRLADVATGNALPVAGKAFAGQPFNAAWPVGTCVRIMTGAPVPAGCDAVVMQEETEQTDGGVRVTASVNAGQNIRRAGEDITLGTVVYAAGQKLTVAELPVLASLGIAELVVVRKVRVAIFSTGDELQLPGQPLQEGQIYDTNRLAVHLMLEQLGCEVINLGIIPDDPQKLRAAFIEADNAADVVISSGGVSVGEADYTKILLEELGEIGFWKLAIKPGKPFAFGKLAHSWFCGLPGNPVSAALTFYQLVLPMLAKLSGNTASPLPLRQRVRAATRLKKSPGRLDFQRGILTRNAEGALEVSTTGHQGSHIFSSFSQGNCFIVLERERGNVEAGEWVEVESFNHLFGG; translated from the coding sequence ATGGATTTTACCGCCGGACTGATGCCACTTGAGACGGCACTCACGCAGATGCTCGACCGCATTTCCCCGCTGCAAGATGTCGAGACGCTGCCATTGGGGCGCGGTTTTGGTCGTATCGCCGCGCGCGATATCGTCTCCCCGCTTAACGTGCCGGGGTTCGATAACTCGGCAATGGACGGGTATGCGGTACGCCTGGCGGATGTTGCAACGGGCAACGCCCTGCCGGTTGCGGGCAAAGCCTTTGCGGGTCAGCCGTTTAACGCTGCATGGCCTGTGGGCACCTGTGTACGCATCATGACCGGCGCGCCGGTTCCGGCGGGCTGTGATGCGGTGGTGATGCAGGAAGAGACCGAACAAACTGACGGCGGCGTGCGCGTTACCGCCAGCGTCAACGCGGGGCAAAACATCCGCCGTGCCGGAGAAGACATAACCCTCGGCACGGTTGTTTATGCCGCCGGGCAAAAGCTGACGGTAGCCGAACTGCCGGTGCTGGCTTCACTCGGCATCGCGGAGCTTGTAGTGGTTCGTAAAGTGCGCGTCGCCATTTTTTCCACCGGCGATGAACTGCAGCTTCCCGGCCAGCCGTTGCAGGAGGGGCAGATTTACGATACCAACCGTCTGGCAGTGCATTTGATGCTGGAGCAGTTGGGCTGCGAGGTGATTAACCTGGGCATCATTCCTGACGATCCGCAAAAACTGCGCGCCGCGTTTATTGAAGCGGACAACGCCGCTGATGTCGTGATTAGCTCCGGCGGCGTCTCCGTGGGCGAAGCGGATTACACCAAAATTCTGCTTGAGGAGTTGGGTGAAATTGGCTTCTGGAAGCTGGCCATCAAACCGGGCAAGCCCTTCGCCTTTGGCAAGCTGGCGCACAGCTGGTTTTGCGGCCTGCCGGGTAACCCCGTCTCTGCCGCGCTCACCTTTTATCAGCTGGTGCTGCCGATGCTGGCGAAGCTCTCTGGCAACACCGCCAGCCCGCTGCCGTTACGCCAGCGCGTACGGGCGGCGACGCGTCTGAAAAAATCTCCGGGTCGTCTCGATTTCCAGCGCGGCATTCTGACGCGCAACGCCGAGGGGGCGCTGGAAGTAAGCACCACCGGCCATCAGGGTTCGCACATTTTCAGCTCCTTCAGCCAGGGCAACTGTTTTATCGTGCTGGAGCGCGAGCGCGGCAATGTAGAAGCGGGCGAGTGGGTCGAGGTGGAGAGCTTTAACCACCTGTTCGGAGGCTAA
- the fsa gene encoding fructose-6-phosphate aldolase, which produces MELYLDTSDVAAVKKLARIFPLAGVTTNPSIVAAGKTPLEVLLPELHDALGGKGRLFAQVMATTAEEMVEDARKLRAIIHDLVVKVPVTAEGLAAIKMLKAEGIPTLGTAVYGAAQGMFSALAGAEYVAPYVNRVDAQGGDGIKTVIELQQLLTLHAPRSKVLAASFKTPRQALDCLLAGCQSITLPLDVAQQFIASPAVDAAMVKFEQDWQEAFGRTSL; this is translated from the coding sequence ATGGAACTTTATCTCGATACATCTGATGTTGCGGCAGTCAAAAAGCTGGCGCGTATCTTTCCGCTGGCAGGCGTGACCACTAACCCAAGCATTGTCGCGGCGGGAAAAACGCCGCTGGAGGTACTGCTGCCAGAGCTACACGACGCGCTGGGCGGGAAAGGACGCCTGTTTGCGCAGGTGATGGCCACCACCGCCGAGGAGATGGTGGAAGATGCGCGTAAACTGCGCGCGATAATCCACGATCTGGTGGTAAAAGTGCCGGTCACAGCCGAAGGGCTGGCGGCAATCAAGATGCTGAAAGCAGAAGGGATCCCGACGCTGGGTACGGCAGTTTACGGCGCCGCCCAGGGGATGTTCTCCGCGCTGGCGGGGGCAGAATATGTTGCGCCTTACGTTAACCGCGTGGACGCGCAGGGCGGAGACGGGATCAAGACGGTTATTGAGTTGCAGCAATTGCTTACGCTGCACGCGCCGCGGTCAAAAGTGCTGGCCGCGAGCTTTAAAACGCCGCGTCAGGCGCTGGACTGCCTGCTGGCAGGGTGTCAGTCCATCACGCTGCCGCTGGACGTCGCGCAACAGTTTATTGCCTCACCGGCGGTGGATGCGGCGATGGTGAAGTTTGAGCAGGACTGGCAGGAGGCGTTTGGGCGGACGTCTCTCTGA
- a CDS encoding formate C-acetyltransferase/glycerol dehydratase family glycyl radical enzyme, with the protein MTTLNLNTLSERIKAHKMALVHIVKPPVCTERAQHYTEMYQQHMDKPIPVRRALALAHHLAQRTIWIKHDELIVGNQASIVRAAPIFPEYTVSWIEKEIDDLADRPGAGFSVNEENKRVLHEICPWWRGQTVQDRCYGMFTDEQKGLLETGIIKAEGNMTSGDAHLAVNFPLLLEKGLDGLRAKVAERRSRINLTVLDDLHGDQFLKAIAIVLDAVSLHIERFAALAREMAAAETRENRRDELLAIAENCDVIAHQPPKSFWQALQLCYFIQLILQIESNGHSVSFARMDQYLYPYYRRDVELNQSLDREHAIELLHSCWLKLLEVNKIRSGSHSKASAGSPLYQNVTIGGQTLVNGEPMDAVNPLSYAILESCGRLRSTQPNLSVRYHAGMSNDFLDACVQVIRCGFGMPAFNNDEIVIPEFIKLGIEKDDAYDYAAIGCIETAVGGKWGYRCTGMSFINFARVMLAAMEGGRDATSGKVFLAQEQALSAGNFANFEEVMAAWDTQIRYYTRKSIEIEYVVDTMLEENVHDILCSALVDDCIERAKSIKQGGAKYDWVSGLQVGIANLGNSLAAVKKLVFDQGMIGQQQLAAALADDFDGLSHEQLRQRLINGAPKYGNDDDSVDMLLTRAYTTYIEALKQYHNPRYGRGPIGGNYYAGTSSISANVPFGAATMATPDGRKAHTPLAEGASPASGTDHLGPTAVIGSVGKLPTEAILGGVLLNQKLNPATLENDSDRQKLMVLMRTFFEVHKGWHIQYNIVSRETLLEAKKHPDQYRDLVVRVAGYSAFFTALSPDAQDDIIARTEHTL; encoded by the coding sequence ATGACGACCCTGAATCTCAACACCCTCAGCGAGCGCATTAAAGCGCACAAAATGGCGCTGGTACACATCGTTAAGCCACCGGTCTGTACCGAGCGTGCACAGCATTACACCGAAATGTACCAGCAGCACATGGATAAGCCGATCCCGGTACGTCGTGCCCTGGCGCTGGCGCATCATCTGGCGCAACGCACCATCTGGATCAAACACGATGAGCTGATCGTCGGGAATCAGGCAAGCATCGTGCGCGCCGCCCCGATCTTCCCGGAATATACCGTCTCCTGGATTGAGAAAGAGATCGACGATCTGGCCGATCGCCCTGGCGCAGGCTTCTCAGTGAACGAAGAGAATAAGCGCGTTCTGCATGAGATTTGCCCGTGGTGGCGCGGTCAGACGGTTCAGGATCGCTGCTACGGAATGTTTACCGACGAACAAAAAGGGCTGCTGGAGACCGGCATTATCAAAGCCGAAGGCAACATGACCTCTGGCGATGCGCACCTTGCCGTTAACTTCCCGCTGCTGCTGGAAAAAGGTCTCGACGGCCTGCGCGCGAAAGTGGCCGAGCGCCGCTCACGCATTAACCTGACGGTGCTGGACGACCTGCACGGCGACCAGTTCCTGAAAGCGATCGCTATCGTGCTGGACGCCGTGAGTCTGCATATTGAACGTTTCGCCGCACTGGCGCGCGAAATGGCCGCCGCCGAAACCCGCGAAAACCGCCGCGATGAGCTGCTCGCTATTGCCGAAAACTGCGACGTTATCGCTCACCAACCGCCAAAATCGTTCTGGCAGGCGCTGCAGCTCTGCTACTTCATCCAGTTGATCCTGCAGATTGAATCCAACGGCCACTCCGTGTCGTTTGCCCGCATGGACCAGTATCTCTATCCCTACTACCGCCGCGACGTGGAACTGAACCAGAGCCTCGATCGCGAACACGCTATTGAGCTGCTGCACAGCTGCTGGCTGAAGCTGCTGGAAGTGAACAAGATCCGCTCCGGCTCGCACTCAAAAGCGTCAGCCGGTAGCCCGCTGTACCAGAACGTCACCATCGGCGGCCAGACGCTGGTGAACGGTGAGCCAATGGACGCGGTGAACCCGCTTTCTTACGCCATTCTGGAATCCTGCGGCCGCCTGCGCTCCACCCAGCCCAACCTGAGCGTGCGCTATCACGCGGGCATGAGCAACGATTTCCTTGATGCTTGCGTGCAGGTGATCCGCTGCGGCTTCGGCATGCCCGCGTTTAACAACGATGAAATCGTGATCCCGGAATTCATCAAGCTGGGCATCGAAAAAGACGATGCCTACGACTACGCCGCCATTGGCTGTATTGAAACCGCCGTGGGCGGCAAATGGGGTTATCGCTGTACCGGCATGAGCTTCATTAACTTTGCGCGCGTGATGCTGGCAGCGATGGAAGGCGGCCGGGATGCCACCAGCGGCAAGGTGTTCCTGGCGCAGGAGCAAGCGCTCTCTGCGGGTAACTTTGCTAACTTCGAGGAAGTGATGGCGGCCTGGGATACCCAGATCCGCTATTACACCCGCAAATCCATCGAGATTGAGTACGTGGTGGACACCATGCTGGAGGAGAACGTCCATGACATTCTCTGCTCCGCGCTGGTAGATGACTGCATCGAGCGGGCGAAAAGCATTAAGCAAGGCGGCGCGAAATACGACTGGGTCTCCGGTCTGCAGGTCGGCATAGCCAACCTCGGCAACAGCCTGGCGGCGGTGAAAAAACTGGTCTTCGACCAGGGCATGATTGGCCAGCAGCAGCTGGCCGCCGCGCTGGCGGATGATTTCGACGGACTGTCGCACGAGCAACTTCGCCAGCGTTTGATCAACGGCGCGCCGAAGTATGGTAATGATGACGACAGCGTGGACATGCTGCTGACCCGTGCGTACACGACCTACATTGAAGCGCTGAAGCAGTACCACAACCCGCGCTACGGCCGCGGTCCGATTGGCGGAAACTACTACGCCGGGACATCATCCATCTCCGCGAACGTGCCGTTTGGCGCGGCGACCATGGCCACGCCGGACGGACGTAAAGCGCATACCCCGCTGGCGGAAGGGGCAAGCCCGGCCTCGGGTACTGACCACCTTGGCCCCACGGCGGTGATTGGCTCAGTGGGTAAACTGCCGACAGAGGCTATCCTGGGCGGCGTGCTGTTAAACCAGAAGCTAAACCCGGCAACGCTGGAAAACGACAGCGACCGCCAGAAGCTGATGGTGCTGATGCGAACCTTCTTCGAGGTGCATAAAGGCTGGCACATTCAGTACAACATTGTCTCACGCGAGACGCTGCTGGAAGCGAAGAAACACCCTGACCAGTATCGTGACCTGGTTGTGCGCGTAGCGGGTTACTCGGCGTTCTTTACCGCCCTGTCACCGGATGCGCAGGACGACATTATTGCCCGCACGGAGCACACACTTTAA
- the gsiB gene encoding glutathione ABC transporter substrate-binding protein GsiB yields MVKFVARTWLLAASVTAAMAAAPAFAAKDVVIAVGSNFTTLDPYDANDTLSQAVAKSFYQGLFGLDKEMKLKNVLAQSYAVSDDGLEYTIKLRTGVKFQDGTDFNAEAVKVNLDRASNPENSLKRYNLYKNIASTEVVDPSTVKIVLKEPFSAFINILAHPATAMISPAALKKYGKEIGFHPVGTGPYELQTWNQTDYVKVKKFAGYWQQGLPKLDTITWRPVVDNNTRAAMLQTGEAQFAFPIPYEQAAILAKNSKLELVASPSIMQRYISMNVTQKPFDNPKVREAINYAINRQALVKVAFAGYATPATGVVPPSIEFAQRYQPWPYDPAKARELLKEAGYPNGFSTTLWSSHNHSTAQKVLQFTQQQLAQVGIKAQLTAMDAGQRAAEVEGKGQKESGVRMFYTGWTASTGEADWALSPLFASQNWPPTLFNTAFYSNPQVDKDLADALKTTHQEEKARLYKDAQDVIWKESPWVPLVVEKLVSAHNKALTGFYIMPDTGFSFDDAEIK; encoded by the coding sequence ATGGTTAAATTTGTTGCTCGTACATGGCTACTCGCCGCGAGTGTAACGGCAGCCATGGCCGCCGCCCCCGCGTTCGCTGCCAAAGACGTGGTTATCGCAGTCGGGTCTAATTTCACTACCCTCGACCCCTATGACGCCAACGATACGCTCTCTCAGGCGGTCGCCAAATCTTTTTACCAGGGACTGTTTGGCCTGGATAAAGAGATGAAGCTAAAAAACGTGCTGGCGCAGAGCTACGCCGTCTCGGATGACGGGCTGGAGTACACCATTAAGCTTAGAACCGGGGTGAAGTTCCAGGATGGTACCGATTTCAACGCCGAAGCGGTGAAGGTGAACCTCGATCGCGCCAGTAACCCGGAAAATAGCCTTAAGCGCTACAACCTGTATAAAAACATCGCCAGCACCGAGGTCGTTGACCCGTCGACGGTGAAGATCGTCCTGAAAGAGCCGTTCTCGGCGTTTATCAATATTCTGGCGCATCCGGCGACGGCGATGATTTCACCGGCGGCACTGAAAAAATACGGTAAGGAGATAGGCTTCCACCCGGTCGGCACCGGCCCGTATGAGCTGCAGACCTGGAACCAGACCGATTATGTTAAGGTGAAGAAATTTGCCGGGTACTGGCAGCAGGGGTTGCCGAAGCTGGATACCATTACCTGGCGTCCGGTGGTGGATAACAATACCCGTGCGGCAATGCTGCAAACCGGCGAAGCGCAGTTCGCTTTCCCTATCCCCTATGAGCAGGCGGCGATTCTGGCGAAAAACAGCAAGCTGGAGCTGGTGGCCAGCCCGTCTATCATGCAACGTTATATCAGCATGAATGTCACGCAAAAGCCGTTTGATAATCCGAAGGTGCGGGAAGCTATCAATTACGCGATTAACCGCCAGGCGCTGGTGAAGGTGGCCTTTGCGGGCTATGCCACCCCGGCGACGGGCGTGGTGCCGCCGTCCATAGAATTCGCGCAACGTTATCAGCCATGGCCTTACGATCCGGCCAAAGCGCGTGAACTGCTGAAAGAGGCGGGGTACCCGAACGGCTTTAGCACCACGCTGTGGTCGTCACATAATCACAGTACCGCGCAGAAGGTGTTGCAGTTCACCCAGCAACAGCTGGCGCAGGTTGGTATTAAGGCGCAGCTTACCGCAATGGATGCCGGACAGCGTGCGGCAGAGGTGGAAGGTAAAGGCCAGAAAGAGAGCGGGGTGAGAATGTTCTACACCGGCTGGACGGCATCCACCGGTGAAGCGGACTGGGCGCTGTCGCCGCTGTTTGCCTCACAGAACTGGCCGCCCACGCTCTTCAACACGGCCTTCTACAGCAATCCGCAGGTGGATAAGGATCTGGCTGATGCCCTGAAAACCACCCACCAGGAAGAGAAAGCGCGCCTCTATAAAGATGCGCAGGATGTCATCTGGAAAGAGTCGCCGTGGGTGCCGCTGGTGGTAGAAAAACTGGTTTCGGCACATAACAAGGCGCTGACCGGGTTCTACATCATGCCGGATACGGGCTTTAGCTTCGATGACGCAGAGATAAAATAA